TATAGTGCATAAAAAATTAGATCCAAGATAATTCTGAGCAATTTTTTGAAGCAATATTATAATTTTTTTGTGCGTCCATGTATCATATTGTGCAAAAAAAATAACACCAAAAATACCGAGCAGTAGTGCAAAAAATATTTTTTTTACCATATCTTTGTATGTACTATTATAATATCTTATATTCAGCTCAACTGACATTCTTTAATATAGTATCAAAAACAATACTAACCAATCTTATTTTTATAAAGACTCATAATGCTGATAATATTGTGTCTTCTAAAAAAAAACTTCAATTTATAAAAAAATCTCTATGTTGCTGACTTCTTAAGTCGAACTCACGTTACATAATAATAATCCAAAAAAACAGGATAATAACCCAAGCAACCTAACCAGATGTTTTAGATTTATCAAAAACCATAAATTAGTAGTATCAATGGGATTATTGTTATCCTATCTTGCTTATTGTTATCTTTTCCAAAATAAATAGCGTGTAATTAAGCCTGATATACAATTAATTTGACCCCAAAAGATGTATTATATGAGAGTCATGAAAAATATTACCCTCATATCAATGCACTTTATATTCAATCTCCGTGATATTTTTTACTACAGTATCAAAAACAATTCCAACCAATATTATTTTTTTCCTTAATGATTCATATGGTTGATAATATTTTTTGTCTTCTATTTGTTGTAATGCTTTTGCAGCAGTTGAATTAATCTTAAATTCTATGATAAAACAAGTATCTTGTGTCTGGATGATAGCATCAATTCTACCAATATTAGTTGGTTGTTCAACAATAACATGTGCACCAATCATCTTTAAAACAAGATAAAAAATAGTTTGATAATATTTCTCTTCACTAATTTGGATGGTATAAGGAATGGCAGCGAAAAGTTGTGTTAACGTTGTACGTATGTGCTCAAAATTAATATCATCAAAAGCTTGCAATAATGCTACGGTAACATTATTAAGAATTGAGCCTGAAACCGATGTCATCGAAGCAAAAATTAATTCTCCCAATGAATCTATAGTTTCTTTGTTCGGAAAATTAAGAAGATAGTTACGGCTTGCTGGGTTATATTTCTGAATGGTAAGATATCCCGTTTGAAAAAGAAGCGTTTTAAGAAAAATATTATCAACTTCAAATTGACTCAACTCTCCTTCCGTAGCTTCTATTCCGTCAAAATCCTGAATAGGATACTGTTTTGATTGTAATAGATTAACTAAAAAAGTAGGTGTTCCCGTTGCAAACCAATAATTAGAAAATTCACTATTTTTTAAACACAACATAACAGAAAATGGGTTATATAATTTTTCCGAATCATTATTTCTCGTAAATCGGTATCCATCATACCAAACGGTTATTTTTTCTAATAATTTGTCAGCGGATATATTTATTTTATCTTTGGTATGCGCTAGATGTTCATTAAAATATGTAGTAATTTCAGCCTTTGTATACCCAACCAAATCATTATATGTGGCACTTAGGCTAATATCTTCTAAATTATTAAGACCTGAAAAAATTGATGTTTTAGAAAACTTACTCACCCCAGTAAGAAGCACAAACTTAAGATGTGAATCAAGTCCTTTAATAATTATATAAAAACTTTTTAATATTTCACGCATTTTATCTGCCATGGCCACATCGTGAATATGCCGTAAAATAGGATAATCATATTCATCAACTAACAACACTACGCGATTGTCTTTAGACAATGCCATAACTATCACTTGAAGCATCTGACTTGGAAGTAGATGTTTATCCAATTCAATAGTATTTTCTTGCGCAATACTATACAAATAACGCTGAATACCTTGTTCAAGCTCTTCTGGTGTTGTGCATGGTATATCAGAAAAAGAAATGTTTATTACAGGATACTGCTTCCAACCATAGGACAGAGCACTAATATCAAGTCCAATAAATAATTTTTTATTGCCAGAAAAAATTTCTGCTAATGTCGAAATAAGCAATGATTTACCAAATCGTCGTGGCCGAGCAAAAAAATAATATTTTCCTGTAGTAATAAGCTCATAGATATGTCTTGTTTTATCCACATAAACATAGCCATTCTGTAGTAATTCAGATAATGCTTGCATACCAATCGGTAATTTTTTCATTATTGCTTCCCCTAGTAAATCTTCTTATAGCTTATAATTAATCTTAGCATTTTTTTCAAACATTCCATACAGAAAAAAAATTGTCTTTGCAGACAAATCTTTAAAAAAAATCGACATAATTAATGCATACAATAAGTGGAACTGGCAATACCTTTATATTATGTGTATAATATCTAATAATTTATAAATGAGGTCTATCTAATGTCTTTTATCAAAAACAAGTTTATTTTTTTCTTTTTATTCATTTTTCATATAGCCGGTATTATTTTTGCTAGTGATAATCCAACAAAAAAAGGTACAGCAAGCGCACGAATAATACAAATTGTGAATTGCCCTAGTCAAACAACTGCGGATTGTCGTATGTTATCAAAGATTTATCCACAGGATTTTGAAGTAGATAAAAAAAATATCCTTAAACCTGATATATATGATTTTAGTCAAAAAAAAATGGTTAATTCATTAGCGGATGTTATTAATACAGAATCAAAAAATAATGTGGACATTATTCATGCCTCAGGAAATCAAACAATAGCTCTGTTAAATTATCTTAACTCAATACCTCATCTACCAAAACCAACTATTTTTATTTTAGAAAACCCAAGCATTATTAGTAAAAAATATACTTGGCAGGCTGTCTTTTATCCATATTTCCTTCCACCCATTCAACAACCGATTTTGAATGATTTTAGTACGATTCCAGCTAATACCTGTGTTATCATTGGGTCAAATAGCAATACAAAAAATTCTAGTTCAAAACAAAGACGTGAAGGGCATCGGCAAGCGCAAGTATTATACGAGGTAATTAAAAAAACTGCTAAAAAAGATGAAGAAGTTTATCATATAATAACTAATGAAGAATATCCTACCATTGATCATAATCCCAATGGGGATCCAAATAAAATTTGCTATTGTGATCCTTGCTTGTTTAATGCTAAAAACAGCACTGCTCAAACAAATATTGCAAATATTTTAAAGGAAAAAGTTGGTACCTTTACCGCTAAACTGACTATTGATCCACCTACTCAAAATATTTATTCTGATTTTGATCGTCTTACGTATCAAGCACATAATGTAAAGAAACATAATCGCATTGTTATCTTTTTTAATTATGCTTTAAAGGGCACCATTTTAACCTTTTTAATATATATGATGTATAAAACTGGTATTCACTGTGCATGATTCTCGACATAAAAACTTTTATTTTATACAAAAACTGGTCCTTTCTTTACAAAAAATCAGACATGAGTTAAGGTAAATAATACAAAAGATTAACAATTTTTTATGCACAAGGTGCATTATTATGAATCAATATGAAAATACAGAAAAAAATGTCAGTGTAAAAAACACAAAAAATGGGTACGTTCTTGGTATAACAGGTACCGTTGTTGATGTACAATTTCCCTATGATTTAACTCCCCACATTCTGCATGAATTGCATATTATCTTTCCGCAAGACAACGGGGAACCGTATAAAAAGGCAAGTATTGAAGTTGCTCAACAACTGGGCGATGGAGCGGTGCGATGTATCGCAATAGAAAATATATTTAACATTACACGCGGCCTAGAAGTTATTGACACCGGAGCACCTATTACCGTTCCTGTCGGCAAACAAGTATTAGGACGAGTTTTTAATGTCTTAGGCGATCCAATAGATGGAAAAGAACCAGTGGAAGGTGAAGACCGATGGCCAATTTTTAAATCTGCACCATCATTTGTTGATCTTAAAGTAAAAAACGAAATTCAAGAAACTGGCATTAAGGTCATTGATGTTATGTGTCCTTACATTAAAGGTTCAAAAATTGGGCTTTTTGGTGGCGCAGGTGTTGGAAAAACAGTTTTAGTACAAGAATTAATCAGAAACATTGCAACTGAACATGGCGGCGTATCAGTGTTTACTGGTATCGGTGAACGTACACGTGAAGGCAATGAGTTATTTTTAGAAATGCAACGAACCGGTGTTCTTGATAAAACAGCATTAATTTTTGGTCAAATGGGCGAAATGCCTGGTGCACGATTACGTGTTGGGCTTACTGGCCTTACAATGGCAGAATATTTCAGAGATATAGAAAAAAAAGATGTTTTATTGTTTATTGATAATATCTTTAGATTTGTTCAAGCAGGTTCAGAGGTTTCCGCACTTCTTGGTAGAATGCCTTCAGCTGTTGGTTATCAGCCAACGCTGGCATCTGAAATGGGTGCCTTTCAAGAACGAATTACAAGCACTATTGACGGCTCAATTACATCGATCCAAGCAGTATATGTTCCTGCTGATGATATTACTGACCCTGCGCCTGCAACAACATTTATGCATCTCGATGCAAGTACCGTTCTTTCTCGTAAATTAGTAGAACTTGGTATTTATCCCGCTATTGACCCACTCATATCAAATTCAAAGGGATTACAAGCGCATATTATTGGTCAATCACATTATCAAGTGGCTCGTACCATTCAAAATATATTGCAGCGCTATAAAGAGTTACAAGATGTGATTGCTATTTTAGGCATGGAAGAATTAGCAGAAGAAGACAAAACTGTTGTTAAGCGTGCAAAACGAATACAAAAATTTTTAACACAGCCACTTTTCACTGCAGAATTTGCTACCGGTATGCCAGGCCGTTATGTATCACGCGAAAAAGCAATTGAAGATTTTAAAAGTATTCTTACTGGTGAATATGATCATTTACCCGAGGAAGCTTTTTATATGGTAGGCACCTTGGAAGAGGTGATTCAAAAATCTGCATTGTTATTACAAAAGTAAAAAGGTATAGAGTGAAATTGGTAGTTATCAGCCCTCATGCTCAACATGAATATAATGTTCAATGGATCGAAGCGCATACATCGTCAGGAATGCTTATTGTAAAAATTGGCCATGTTCCTATGATTTCTACACTTATACCTGGTTTTAATTTTTTATTTGTACTATCATCAACAGATGAAAAAAAAATAATACATCTTAGTCGCCCGGGATTTTTAGAAGTAAATAGAACAGAAGTGTTGGTTATTACAAGTCAAGATATTACGTTGATATAAGAGAAAATGTTGTGAAAAAAACTCTGGGGCATATTATCTCAGGATCACTCACAGAAGGTTTAATTATCCGTATATCTCCTGAAACACCTCTTGAAGATATCAAAACAGGAAAATTCGTTTCAATAACTGGTAATAATCATACATTCTTTTCACTTATCACAGACCTTACACTTGAAGTTACTCATCCAGATATTTTGCTCTTTCCTCCTACTAAGGAGGAAAAATTATTAACAGAGTTACTAAAGCAACGAGATATTTATGCAACAGCAACACTAAAACCGATGCTCATACTCACTAAAAATAATTTACCCGCACCTGTCAAAACTATTCCTTCACATTTTGCACTAGTACACGAAGCTGATAAAAAGGATGTTGCACTTATTTTTGGTGATGAAGCAGATATAAGCAAAAAATATTTCAGCATTGGTTGTCCCTTGGACATGGATACGCCAGTATGTATTGATCTTGAAAAATTAACTGAACGCAGTAATGGTATTTTTGGAAAAACAGGAACGGGTAAAACGTTTTTAACACGATTAGTTTTAGCAGGTCTTATTAAAAATGATAAAGCAATTAATTTGATTTTTGATATGCATAGTGAATATGGTTTGCAGGCACGTAAAGAATCAGAATATCAATCATTTGTAAAAGGACTTAAAACATTATTCCCTGATCGTGTTGCTATTTTTTCATTAGATCCTGATTCAACTCGTAGACGTGGTGGAAGCCCTGATGTTGAAATTTTATTATCATATAATGCAATACAGGTTGAAGATATACTTTCACTGCAAGATGAACTTAATCTTCATTCAACAGCAATTGAAGCTGCATACTTAATCGTTGCCAAATACAAACAAGAATGGCTGTATGTTTTACTTAATCAGGGAGAAAATTTAAAAGAATTTGCACAATCAATTGGTGCTCATCCCGAATCAATAGCTGCATTATATAGAAAATTAAAACGCATTGAACGTTTACCATTTTTTCAACCATTACACAAAGGTGTACATAAACCCGTTATTGATCAAATGATGGAATTTATTGATAAAGGAATAAATATTGTTGTGGAGTTTGGTAACTATACATCAACATTTGTTTACCTTTTGATAGCTAATATTATTTCTCGGCGTATACATTTTGAATATGTAGGAAAAACTGAAAAATTTTTAGGATCACAACGCAAAGAAGATGAGCCAAAAAAATTACTTATCACCATTGAAGAAGCACATAAATTTTTAAATCCACAAGCAGCACGACAAACAATTTTTGGTGTTATTGCACGTGAAATGCGTAAATATTATGTTTCATTACTTGTTGTAGATCAACGTCCATCGGGAATTGATCCAGAAATTATATCTCAAATCGGCACCAAAATTGTCGCACAATTAAATGATGAAAAAGACATTCAAGCAGTATTAACCGGTGTAAATGGTGCTTCTGCATTACGATCCATTCTTGCTTCTCTTGATACAAAAAAACAAGCTCTCCTTCTTGGTCATGCTATTGCAATGCCTGTTGTTGTTCAAACACGTGAATATGATGAAAAATTTTATCGTGCTATGGGTGATATCATTACTGCGCAACATATTGATCAGTTTGTTAATGAGTTATTTTAGGACTATCATATTCATCAATTAATATGGCAATTTTGCTAAATTGTACAGACAAAGCATTAATCAACTTTTCAAACACGAGACTAGGTTGTTTTTCAAAAACATCTAAAGTAATAACCCCATATTTTTGCCATTGATAATCACTATGGCTAATCCATAAATTATCAAACAATTTTTTGTTGTTGGTTAAAATTTCTTTAAGTGTAGAAACAAGCAATGATTTACCAAATCGACGAGGACGAGATAAAAAGAAGCGACGCCCTTTTGTGATCATACCGTAAATATATTAAGTTTTATCAACATAGAGATAATTTGATTGTATTAATTCAGAAAAAGTACTAATATCTATGGGCAGTTTGCGCATTTTTTATCCTTTATTATGTACTTTATACTAAACTTAATTACCGCAATAGTATCATAGTATCGCATGACCTAGCAATCTTTACCAAAATCATCAACTATTTTTTTTAGCAAGATCACGTAATACATTCTGCATATCTCGCGATAAGCCTTGAAATACAGAATTATCTTCATTTAATTTTGCTTTCCAATCTTTAAATTTATTTAAACATAATGCATAAATAAATTGTAACTCATCAGCAGAATAATCTTTTAACTCTTTTAAAGCATCTGCCTCTTTATCTGTCCAAAGAGTGCGTAAAATTAAAGTAGGGAAAGAAGAATACAAGCTGCTTGACATTCTTCCTCCAACAAGAATTTGACTGTCATCAAAATTAAAATCAACGGACACAATATTATTTTCAATACTGGGCAATACTGTACAAATTATTTTATCAAAATCATCAATATACCATAGCTCAAGATTATTTTTTTCACTACCCTCAAGCCCAACAAGTATACTTTTACTATCATGGCTAAATTTTACTGAATTAATAGCTAATGTACGATCAGCGAGTTCTTTACTCATTATCTTATTGAAATCACTTATGTCCCACAATACAAGCTTACCATCTTTACTTCCTGAAACAATTTTACTTTTATCGGGACTAATTGCCACAGATGAAACGGTATTCAGCGTAATAGTACCAGACGTACCAGCAAGTATATGTTTCTTTAAATCCGATTGTTGCGGATTCTTCAAGTCAACCTTACTCATATCATACAGCGCAAGATTGTGCTCTTTTCCCTCATATCCTACAACAATTATTTTACCATCCGCACTACAATCTAATGAATAACTATCTATGTTATCATTACTAAGATCCATTACAGTATCTCCCGTTATAAAATTAATTATACAAAGGGAACATACATTCGAATCACTTGCCACAACAACGTAAATATCATCTGACTTTGACAAAAATTTTACCATAAAAATATCATTTATAGAAAACAACGGTTTTTGTATTTTAGTCACAAGATCATACTCATATACATTATAACCGTTACTATCTGGATCTCCTGCTAAAACAACTTTATTTTCATCAGAACTAAAGTCTACTGAATAAAAACATTTGAGATAATTACCTACATGATAGCCAGCTATTTCAAAAACTTCTTCATTTTTAGTACAAATTAGTAAATTTGGTTTAAATAAAATTCCTTCAGGAAAAAAAGGAATAGCGGCAATTTTATTGCCGTCAGAACTAAATATAGCTGAATGAACTGATGCATCAACAGAACACAAAACTTTTATTCTATCTTTTTGATTGCTTTTGATTATCAAATCTTTCAAGCAATGAGTAGTTGGAGCTCTCATTAGTGATATTTGCAAATCAAAATTCAATTCTTTTATTTCTTCACTGTTGATCGTATCACTATTTATTTTGATATTAGCTAAAGCAATTTTTTGAATATCAATTGCCTCTAAATAATCAGCAGTGTTAGCCAAAACAACCAATTCTTTTAAAGTAAATTCTTTTGGTTCTTTTGTTTTACAAAAACTAAAAAATTGCTGAATTTTATCAATTGAGCAATCGATAGGAATTTCATTTGACTGTTGATCCTTATACATACCAACTACTTCACTAATTAACTCACTATTTTCTACAGCTAATTTTTTATCAACCCACAAACCCTTTTTTGGATTATTCACATCATATAAGAACAATTGATTTTCATGTTGTTTTAAAATTTCCTGTGTAGGTGATTTCTGCTTGAACAAACGCATATATGAAGCAAAATCTTTTTGAATGTTCTGTTTTGATTGTAAGCTCACATCCGATTTTTGCATTCTTTTTATAGCTGCGCGCTGACTGGAGGTCAACTGCATCATACTAAATATATTTGTTGAAAAAGCACCAATGAACATCATCAACTGCAATAATTGATTATTTTTTAACATACATCATATCTCAATTAGCATTTTTACAAATACAAATAACTTAATTATACCACTTACTACAATAGTATAAAAAATACAATATGAAAGCAAATAAATATCTAAAAAAATAATTAACTGATTTTTTTAGATGCATAGGTAACAGTAAAATTATGTGGTTCACGTGTAAATGATAAACCGATAAGCATAAGCTGTCTTTCTTGCCCAAGAAAACGCTCATAATAGCGCCGCTCTTCAATTTGGGCTAATGCAATGTCTGCTGATTGGTTAAATTTAACTTCGATAATGTATATAATTTTTGGAAATTCAAGAACTAAGTCAATACGTCCATGACTTGTTGAATATTCCGATTGCGTTTTGATACCTGCACCGATGCACACCATCATTAATAGTGCATGATAAAATTTTTCCTCTTTGCTGTGCAATTGATACGGCACATGTGCAAATAATCTTTGTATTAATTCAACTGCATCTTCTATATTTTCATCTTCAAATGCTTCTTGCAGTTCTAATGACATCTGTTCTGCTTGCACAGGATCAAGATATGCAAATACTTCCAGTAAATATTTTTGTAATGAAATACGTACTTCTGCATTAGGATAATCAAGAGTATAAAGACGTGAATTTGGATTATAGCTAGAAATTGTCAAGTACCCCGCTTGAAACATCAATGACAGTAATGGTGTTACGCCAACATCAAAAATACCCAATGAATCTTCTGATATTTTTAATTTTTCAGGATCAAATGTAGCATATTCTTTTTTTAATACTTCAATTAAAAAAGTTGGCGTACCTGATTGAAACCAAAAGTTTTTAAACTCTTGTACATGAAGTGCATTCATCAAAGAAAATGGATTATATACAGCAACAACATTGTCTCCAAATCGATACCCATTATACCATATTTTTATCTGCTGGCGCAGTGTATCATAAGGAATATTCTCTTCTTTTGACCATGCACATATATACTCATTAAAATAATGATCAACCTCTTTATCACTGTAACCACATATTCCAGAAAATTGTTTATTAAGAGTTAAAACTTGTAAATTATTGATACCAGAAAACAGTCCTGCTTTTGCAAATGAACTTACTCCTGTTATAAAAACAAATTGTACTTGTGCATCTAAGCTTTTAATGGTTGTAAAAAATTGCTGAATTTTATTACGTACAACCTGCGCTAAATCTTTATCATATAATGTTTTTAATATTGGACTATCGTATTCATCAATTAATATTGCAACATGACCATATTTTTCCGATAGAGCATTAACAAGATTTTCTAACACTAGACCTAATTGATTGTCTGACGCGGTAAAAATAATATTATATACACGTGCAATTTGCATCAGTGCATACTTAAGTCCATTTTCCATTGTTTCGACATTATCTATTTCTAGTCTCGAAAAATCTAAACTAATAACACCATATTCTTGCCAATTATAGTCACTGCTACCAATCCATAAATCATCGAAAAGAACTCTATTTGCCGTCAAAATTTCCTTAAACGTAGAAACAAGCAATGATTTGCCAAATCGACGGGGGCGAGATAGGAAAAAGCGATGACCACTCGTTAATATTTTGTACATATATTCTGTCTTATCAACATACAAATAATTTAGTGCTTTAATACGAGAAAAAGTACTTATATCAACAGGTAATTTACGCATTTTTATCCTTACTATTTTTGAAATTCTTTGAACAGCATACTTGGCTGAATACCACGATTATTTTGATATTTATTGCTGGAATACGTTGCATAATCGCCCTCAATGGTATGATAAAAGATTTGGCATATCTCAACACCTGGATAAATTTTTACCGGTGTTACACAAAATATTTCAAGCGTCCAATATCCTTTAAATCCAACATCACCAAAACCAGCTGTTACATGAATAAATAGCCCCAATCGACCAATTGATGAACGACCTTCAATCATAGGCACTAATGTATCTGTTCGTGTATATTCAATTGTACGACCTAAATAGAGTTTTCCTGCTTCAAGTAAAAACCCATCTTCAGGCATAATAATTGTACTAATTTGATGATCTTTTTTCATATCAAGATATGGTTCATTATAAATCAAAAGTTCATTATGCAAACGTAAATTATAACTATTAGGACCCAACTGTGACTGACTAAATGGATCTATAAATAACTCCTTACCCAATCGACGTCTAATTTCATTTCCTGAAAGAATCATAATGCTCCTTATTGAACTTATTGAAAGATAATGTTACCTTGTACAATAAGTTAACAGGATTATTTTTTTAGTAAAAAAAGATATTATTATGATAAATAACTCAATTCCAAATCAAATAAATATTGAACAAATCAAACTAGAAAGCAATAGATTTAATGACCTACCAACAGAAATTAGTAAGATTATTGTTGGTCAAAATAATACAATTAATTTAATTGTAAATGCAATTTTATGTAAAGGGCATATTCTTTTAGAAGGTGTTCCGGGAGTCGCAAAAACGACAATGATAAAAGCTGTTGCATCTGCATTAGGATTATCATTTAACAGAATTCAATTTACGCCAGACTTATTACCATCAGATTTAATCGGCACCTTAATTTTCAATCCTAAAATTCAAGATTTCGAAACTAAAAAAGGACCTATATTTGCAAATTTAATTCTTGCTGATGAAATCAATCGTGCTCCTGCCAAAGTCCAAGCTGCATTACTCGAAGCTATGCAAGAACAACAAGTTACTATTGGATCACATACGTATAAACTTGATGTACCCTTTTTAGTCTTTGCAACACAAAACCCTATTGAACAAGAAGGTACCTACCGTTTACCTGAAGCGCAGTTGGATCGTTTCTTATTTAAAATTCATGTTGATTATCCAACTATTTTTGAGGAACGAGAAATTTTACATCGCTCACTATATACTCATACAGCCAATCAGGTACTCAGCAAAAATGATATTTTGGAATCACAAAAACTTGTACAATCCATTTATGTTGATGAAAAAATAATAAACTACATTGTTGCCATCGTTTTTGCAACACGAAAACCTGCTGAGTATAAGCTGCAAGATATCGCTACATATATTAATTATGGGGTATCACCGCGTGCGACTCTTGCTCTTTATAACGCGGCTAAAACGCATGCTTTTTTAGCAAAACGTCATTATGTAACTCCCGACGATGTTAAAGCTATATGTCTTCCTGCATTACGACATCGATTACATTTAACCTATGAAGCCGAAGCAGACAATGTAACGGCTGATACTATTATCAGAAAAATAATAAATACTATTCCCACACCATAATATAACAGCGTTTTATAGAAAAAATCTTATTTCATATAAATAACATCTGTTGGTATACTTGACAAGAATAAAATAAGAACGTTATTGTAAAAAAAGTAAGAAAATAATGCAAGGAACTCACCATGAAACATCCATTTTGGATTATAAATCTTGGACTACTTTGTTTAGTCCTAATTTCCCTTGCATTTATTTATATATCAACAAGTAAAATTCCAAAAAGAGAAACTATAGAACCAACACAAATATCGCCACGAAAAGATTTAAAGGTTGCTATCAACATTAAAAAAATTTATGAAGATGATCTTTTTGGTA
This region of Candidatus Babeliales bacterium genomic DNA includes:
- a CDS encoding MoxR family ATPase — translated: MINNSIPNQINIEQIKLESNRFNDLPTEISKIIVGQNNTINLIVNAILCKGHILLEGVPGVAKTTMIKAVASALGLSFNRIQFTPDLLPSDLIGTLIFNPKIQDFETKKGPIFANLILADEINRAPAKVQAALLEAMQEQQVTIGSHTYKLDVPFLVFATQNPIEQEGTYRLPEAQLDRFLFKIHVDYPTIFEEREILHRSLYTHTANQVLSKNDILESQKLVQSIYVDEKIINYIVAIVFATRKPAEYKLQDIATYINYGVSPRATLALYNAAKTHAFLAKRHYVTPDDVKAICLPALRHRLHLTYEAEADNVTADTIIRKIINTIPTP